The genomic stretch ACAGATACCCCAACATTCAGAGCATTTTGAAATTCCAGCAGCACAAAATTCAATTCGGCTAGCAATAAAAAACCCCACACGGAGACGAAAAACCCCAGAGCgttccccccaaaaaacagGCAGGAAAATGGTCAACATGTCTGACATCGACTACGAGCCCTTCAATCCGTTCAACGTGGGGCCGCCCAACAGCGGCAAGCGGATGGAGTTCAAGATCCCCACCGCCGTCACGTATCCGCCGCCGGTGTTTGCCGTCGTGCCGCAGGACAGGCAGGGCTACATCAGGCGGTCCGTGTCGCAGGACTCGCAGCTGGCGGCCAGCTCCCATCTGAAGATTGGGCCGTCCAGAATCGGGGAGGTGAGCGTTTCGAGGGCCATCAAGGAGGAGATGGCGGCGGCCAAGCGGCAGGCGGCCTCCCTGGACGAGGAGGAGCGCATCGATGCGGGCGGCATCTCGAAGATGAAGCTGGCCTCCTCCAGGTCGGGGATCGACTCCAAGTCGAAGGTGTCCGTCAAGACGCTGATGCCGGTGCGGACGAGGCGGCAGGTGGCCCCCGGCGACGACCAGGCCAAGAACCGTTCGATATCTGGCTCCAGTGTTAGCAAAAACGGGAGCAGGGTGTCCTGGGGTCGGGAGACCAAGTCCCGCTCGAGTTCCCCCTCCAAGCGGAGCAGCATCGGCGCCAAGCGGAGCAGCACTCGTTCCCAGTCGAGCACCGCTTCGTCGAAGGCCTCGCTGGCCAGATCGTCCAGCAAACTCAAGCCGAGGTCGAGCACAGCCTCGACCGTGACACTGACGGGCAAGGTGTCCAAGCAGCGCTCAAGGACGGACTCTGTCAAGCCCTCAAGCTCGAAGATGAGGTCCAAGGAGGAGTCCAGGGTCTCGCTGAAGTCAAGGACTAGCAAACGGCCCTCAGATACTGTATCTGTGCGCTCTCGCACGTCCAAGACTGGGCATAAGACCACCGAGACGGCCTCCCAGCGCTACATCAAGGCCAAGGCCACCTCCGAGACCTTGTCCCAGCATTCGGTGCAGTCCAAGACCAAAGAGGCCTCTCGCTCGGCCTCCAAGTCGAAGACCCACCCATCGAAGGTCTCGCTGAAGACCAAAGTCAAGGCTGCCGCCCCCAAAATGAGGTCGGCCAAGGCCCTGGCCGAGGACACGTCTTTGGTGAGTCGAGCCGCGGCGATCACCGAGCGCCTCAAGGCGGGCAATGAGGACAACTTCCGGCGCTACAGCTCGGTGATCCACAACCACTCGATGAGGGTGCCCGAGAAGCAGTTCCGCGAGGACCGCATGTCCTTCTGGTTCCAGGACGCAGTGCTGTCCTAGGCAATGGCCTGGCccacgccccgccccgcccctcgCCATGGGgaaacctccgcaacattCCGCAATAGTTTACGATTTATTTAAGCGAATCGaatcaatataaataaatatatacaaattagCCGTAAAAAGGTGGGCAATGGTTTATCTAACGGGGTTTTGACCTGGCCCAAAGCATAACCTGATTTGCGGTTCAgactcctttttttttttttttttttttgaggggCATTCAGCGCTAAAAATGTGCGGTTTTGAATGCTCTGGGCCATAAAAAAtgctttaaaaaaatataaaaaataaatgtgcttaatttaaaaaaaaaaaaaatatttgtgacTGTAAAACGAAGTTGGCTTAAACATTGATTCAGGCGAAAGCGAgttaaaatatgcaaaaagaTTATAAatggtttaaaaaaaaagttttatggCTGtgttttaattacaattattatttggagtaaattttataaatataataattaagtattaattacaaaaaatgACAAATACATTTAGCGAAAAGAGTTTTCTACGCTTGAGGGcgaaaaaataattaaaaaatctcCAAAATGACatttaaattatgaaatatttaattaaaatacgTAAGGGACAACCGTGTACGGTTTAGCCGACTCTTTTTGGTGGATTCTTGTTGTATTTATTGCCGGGGCAGCCTGCTaattgcagcagcaaaaaacgTCGGTTAGTTGCTGGCCTAATCAGCGTCAACATTTGGCCAAGAGCAAAATTGCACGGCGGCCGGTACTTGGGCTGTAACAATTATAACAAATGCTTGTGGCTTTCATTTAATTGCATGTCAATTTGTAAGCCTCTCGGCCTCTCGCGGTAAGTAGGCCACAATAAATGAGGAGTCGAGAGTCGGCGGCATATTTATATGGAAATGCGGGGATTTTTATGCGAGCACTTCCCTACAATGAGGGAAACAACTGCAATAATGGCCCAGAAATAACAACTTTGCTAAAGTGCAAAAATCCAGCCACCGCCCAAAAGGGCTCCGAAATGAAACAAAACAttcagagagggagagaaaaatatatttaatacgaaaagttttgcaataacggaaatgaaatggaaatggacgCCCGCCAATAGACATAAATGtgactctgtgtgtgtgtgtgtgtgtgtgtgtgtgagtgggtcACTGCAGGATACAAATAGGACACGGCAACAGGAGCAGGCCGTGTAAAACAAAAGAACCATCGCATACAATgcaaaaaaacagagagagatcTCAAAagtaaaaccaacaaacaataTCCGCAAAAAGCAATTGCACAAAGGCACCATCCAGtccataaaatattaaaaactaTACAAATACTAGACACAAGGTGGCGGAGATACTTGCATTTACCTGGGCCTTTCGAAGGGGCCTGAAAGCCGAGCAATTAGTTGGGCGGAAGGACTCTCTTCTGGGAGGAAGGACTCTATAATTGATGGAGAAACTCTGCAGAGTTTGTTTTCCAACCATAAAACAAAGAGGATCCCACTTGGGATCCCCCTTTCAATATTTACTGACTATATTTTTGGAACATCGCTAATTTCGTACAAGTTTGATTGGTCTTAGAGCCGACTGTAGTAGTGGAACTTCTCTTCCATTTTGGTCATATCGCGCTTCACTCTCTCCCACAGTCCCAGCTTCGGCGCCTCGGTGGCAGCCACAACATTGGCCTCGGTCCCGCTTTCCTTCTTGTTGGTTGTCGAGGGCTCGTCCACCAGGCTGGCATCGAGGATCAGGAAGTTCTCCTCAGTCGAAGAATACATCCATTGATTGTCTGATTTTGTTGTCTTCTCTGCAGCTGGCTCGAAGTTTCCCGCGTAAAcgaagaacaagaacaacacgATCAGAATTATGAGGCCGAAAATAAACTTCTTCGCTTTGAGGTTCTTGAAGGATACGATCTTGTGGATCTTGATTTTTAGTGATTCGAGcattttcggtttttatttgttgacTCGATTTGTTTTTTGGGACAACAAAAGTTACGAGTATATCAGTAAAAGCTTGgaatgctttgtttttttagaACTTAGGTTCCTTTTTGGGGCTCCTTTCTGTTTAAAACTCTCCTCTTTTCGACTATATTGTATAAATAACACCTCATTGATGTACCTTTCTAAGGTACACACCTTGCAAACCACTTTAAGCCCTTGAGATGTGGCCTGGAGAGCGAGACAAGGAAATGGCCCTACCTGCTGGATTCTGTCCAACAAGGTGCTTCTTTTAGAAGGCTATCCTGGCGCCTATTTGCAGAACTAGACCTAATCGAACTTCAATATAATCAGGCTGTTCCAAAACAAAATGTTATGCAGGATTTCTGAAGCCGATTGGTGCATCCGTAACTGTGAAATAGCCAAGGACCTCAGGGTCCCCCCTCATGTCATAAACGATACCAGTTACCAGATAGAAAGTTACGCAATCCCCCAGATGTTCTGTCCAGTACCATTCCCTCAGACCTGCCCCACAGGAAGACATAATTTTCACCCTCTAAGCCGTCCCCATTTTGATGTCTACCTTGATGGCCCACATTTCCTTTTGCAAAATCTATGTAACTGAATATTTTCATTGACTGTTGCACAACATAATTGCAAAATAATGCAACAATAAACAGCATTGCTGGGAGCCCTGTTGGTGCTTTTCAAGTATCTGGTATCACTGCAGATACATCTTCTGGCAACCACACAATGCGCTCCAACAGCGAAAAAAAGGAGTGTACAGAGTTATAGTATTAGTGGTAGtagctggtgtgtgtgtgtgctctttAGCTAATTTTTTATACAagttttatatataaaaattaggCATTTACCGTTTAAAATACTCCTAAGAACTCTTAAGAAGTCTGTTATTGCCTTCAAATTtgataaaaaaagaaattctCAAAAAGATACTAATTATATCTCGTTCAACAATTTAGTGAATTAcgtttaaaaataatttaaagaaaTCTGTAAAAATCTGTAGAAGATATTCTCCAAAATATGGTAATAATTTTTCATACAACAGATTAGGGAAATACACTTGAAAATACTCTTAAGAATTCTTTAGAAATATGTAAAAATCTCTAAAAGATATTCCCCACAAGGTACTAATTACCTACGGTAAAAAATAAGTGAATTGAGTGAATAAGTGAAAATACTCTTAAGAAATCTATAAAAATCTGTCAAAGATATTCCTTAAAAGATAGTAATTTTTTCTCGTACAACAATGTTGTGAAATACCCTTGAAAATATTCTTAAGAAATGTGTAAAAATCTGTCAACTATATTTCCCAAAAGATAGTACAGACATTTTTCTCGTACAAAAATTAAGTGAAATACCCTTGCAAATATTCTTAagaaatctttaaaaatctcTCAAAAATACTCCCCGACAGGCAGTAATCATTTCTTAATTAAAACTCCCTTTTACTTAAGGAAACCCACCTTTCGCTCAGTGATTCTGTGAGCTGTGCAGAAGCACATTCATGCAGATTCCTGATCAAACAAAACCCCACTAATTAATTGCTGACcaaaagggggtggggggcactGAATCAACACTGTCttgcaaaacacacacacttccATCTGTCGCAATGCAGATAttagcaaacacacacacacacacacggcagACACTCGAAGgtgcatgtctttttgtgcaGGACACAcactgcgtatgcgtaataaaattgaattaacgCATTTTGTGGCACAGATGTGGGCGTGCCACAAGGCTCCCTGTTTATTGGTCATAAATTTTGAAGGCAAGTTGCTGGCACACAAAACTGCCAAAGGGCCTTGTCATGTCGTCCGATGATTTacttttgcaattattatgATTTCCATTCACCGACAAAAGGCGTAATATTAGAATAATTGTCCAAAGGAAAGTGTTCTCTCAATAGAACACGACCTCGAGGCCAATTTATGTTTGGTCGCCCTTAATCAAGCAAGAGTGCAAAGTCCTCGgtattcaattgaatttgtgGAAAACCGAATATGGCAAATGTTATTAGGTCTGCGCCTCGGGGGCCCAAAAGGCCAAACATGAATCCGTGTGAATGTGCTGCTAATTGAAGAGCCTCTCGACAGAGGAATACCCACTAGTCTGTGGAGGATGCCTGCCCCTCGGGGGAGACACGTGGCATAAATTcattgaatttaatttgtaaaaaaaaaaaaaagactaCAGCACTTTGTGCAACTTTTCCGCTTTTCTATCCACGTTTTCAATTAAGTCTAAATGCAGTTGAttaacaaattcaattttcatgcAGCGCGGTCGAGCGGCAGCGACTTGCATAATTATCAGACGCGGCATTAAAACATTTACATTATCCGCAGCATTATATAtggccgttgttgttgttgttgttggagttgTTGGTGTGGCgttaaaaattaattcataatttgCATAATGATAAATGAAGAACGCTTTTGAACGGTCTGCGAATCGGGGCAAAAGTGAATTTTCAGGAGAGCAGAAAGCAAGTCAACGGCAAATGATTCATGGTCCCCCCGCCCTGCATTGTGGTGCTCACAAGTCGTCGTCGGCTCTGATTTCATAGTGAAAGTCAACCCGAGTCATTTGTCGTCATAACTTTTGTCATTAAAAGCAATCCTGGTGCGGAGACTGGGCGTGGCATCACCACCAGAGCTACGTGCTGGGGACAGACAATGGCGACGAGGAGGCCCCCCCCCCTACCCGTCTGTGTATACATTTTTCATAACATGctaaatacgagtatgcgctctctctctctctctctctgtcgctcctttctttctttctctgcGGGCCGTGCAAGTCACGTTCCTTAATatgtctttgtgtgtgtgtgtgggtggcagGATAAGTGTCCAAGTCTACGTCTTTGCCTGTATGTGTGCCtaacacatttttaatttattttcttgcCACTTCTGTCAGGGAAATACGCACACAAATACCAAGAAAGGGGAGCGGCTCTCCTTAGAGGCCGAAGATCTGAATACTCTGCCGATTAATCGAGGCTAAACGATATA from Drosophila pseudoobscura strain MV-25-SWS-2005 chromosome 4, UCI_Dpse_MV25, whole genome shotgun sequence encodes the following:
- the LOC4817244 gene encoding platelet binding protein GspB; translation: MVNMSDIDYEPFNPFNVGPPNSGKRMEFKIPTAVTYPPPVFAVVPQDRQGYIRRSVSQDSQLAASSHLKIGPSRIGEVSVSRAIKEEMAAAKRQAASLDEEERIDAGGISKMKLASSRSGIDSKSKVSVKTLMPVRTRRQVAPGDDQAKNRSISGSSVSKNGSRVSWGRETKSRSSSPSKRSSIGAKRSSTRSQSSTASSKASLARSSSKLKPRSSTASTVTLTGKVSKQRSRTDSVKPSSSKMRSKEESRVSLKSRTSKRPSDTVSVRSRTSKTGHKTTETASQRYIKAKATSETLSQHSVQSKTKEASRSASKSKTHPSKVSLKTKVKAAAPKMRSAKALAEDTSLVSRAAAITERLKAGNEDNFRRYSSVIHNHSMRVPEKQFREDRMSFWFQDAVLS